One Arthrobacter sp. StoSoilB20 DNA segment encodes these proteins:
- the yidD gene encoding membrane protein insertion efficiency factor YidD, protein MAQLHAMLRPNTTAPQRKGHRVHDISTAVVPTSSDPSGKVPHRSLPAAVGMFLWELPRNILILLLKTYRKVISPLYGQVCRFFPSCSAYALEAVTVHGAVKGSWLAAKRLAKCHPWNAGGVDHVPAGHRHWPEGRTPTIVVLNNPDQFLAAQADEEGRTAA, encoded by the coding sequence GTGGCTCAGCTCCACGCAATGCTTCGACCGAACACCACGGCACCACAACGGAAGGGACACCGCGTGCATGACATAAGCACCGCCGTCGTTCCTACCTCAAGCGACCCCTCCGGCAAGGTTCCGCATCGGAGCCTTCCGGCGGCGGTAGGCATGTTCCTGTGGGAGCTGCCCCGCAACATCCTTATTCTTTTGCTGAAGACGTACCGCAAGGTCATCTCGCCCCTGTACGGCCAGGTTTGCCGGTTCTTTCCCTCATGCTCCGCGTACGCGCTGGAAGCAGTAACGGTGCATGGCGCCGTGAAGGGCAGCTGGCTCGCAGCCAAAAGGCTCGCCAAATGCCATCCTTGGAACGCCGGCGGAGTGGACCACGTCCCCGCCGGTCATCGTCACTGGCCTGAAGGCCGGACGCCCACAATTGTTGTACTGAACAATCCGGACCAGTTCCTGGCTGCTCAGGCTGATGAAGAAGGCCGCACAGCGGCCTAA
- the rnpA gene encoding ribonuclease P protein component, whose translation MLATPNRLRTSTDFSTTVRSGVRNGRRNLVLYTASIGAGEPSRIGFIVSKAVGNAVTRNLVKRRLREAGALSLHTHGTGLAVVVRALPAAASASWEQLLSDYNAALAVTTKRLGGSAPRNASTEHHGTTTEGTPRA comes from the coding sequence GTGCTAGCCACCCCTAACCGTCTGCGGACGTCTACCGACTTTTCAACAACTGTACGTTCCGGCGTCCGCAATGGACGCCGGAACTTAGTGTTATATACGGCCTCTATCGGGGCCGGGGAGCCGAGTCGAATCGGTTTCATTGTCTCCAAAGCCGTCGGGAACGCTGTGACCAGGAACCTCGTTAAGAGGAGACTGAGAGAAGCAGGCGCGCTTTCCTTGCACACGCATGGAACCGGCCTGGCGGTGGTGGTCCGGGCATTGCCCGCAGCTGCATCTGCCAGCTGGGAGCAATTGCTCTCCGACTACAACGCCGCGCTGGCTGTGACGACGAAGCGATTGGGTGGCTCAGCTCCACGCAATGCTTCGACCGAACACCACGGCACCACAACGGAAGGGACACCGCGTGCATGA